Proteins encoded within one genomic window of Amorphoplanes friuliensis DSM 7358:
- a CDS encoding MalY/PatB family protein translates to MHVDPLETLRRRRSVKWRTYPADVLPLFVAEMDYALAPPIAAALRAAVDASDTGYSAAQPDLGIALSGFAARHWDWELDPASVTAVTDVGVGVVELLRLLVRPAGSVVISPPVYPPFFDWPPEAQAQVREVPLTAEFHLDLPALEQAFAAHPAVYILCNPQNPVGRVHTRDELTALVRLARLYGVTIVSDEIHAPLVLPGAEFTPLLTVPGAGQVAITVASASKGFNLAGLKCAAIVTGSPAMAAVVDRLPPDVRWRTGHLGVIATVAAYTEGDDWLASLHTALDARRTQLGELLRTRLPTISWRPPEATFLAWLDCRALGADDEPQQLFLTSAKVALEPGTRFGAAGAGYVRLNYATSPDILDEATARMASTTPR, encoded by the coding sequence ATGCACGTCGACCCCCTCGAGACCCTCCGCCGGCGCCGCAGCGTCAAGTGGCGCACCTACCCCGCCGACGTCCTGCCGCTCTTCGTGGCCGAGATGGACTACGCCCTGGCCCCACCGATCGCGGCCGCGCTGCGTGCGGCCGTCGACGCCTCCGACACGGGCTATTCGGCGGCCCAGCCGGACCTCGGCATCGCCCTGTCCGGCTTCGCGGCCCGGCACTGGGACTGGGAGCTCGACCCGGCGTCCGTCACCGCGGTCACCGACGTCGGCGTCGGCGTGGTCGAGCTGCTGCGCCTGCTCGTCCGGCCCGCCGGCAGCGTAGTGATCAGCCCGCCGGTCTACCCGCCGTTCTTCGACTGGCCCCCCGAGGCGCAGGCCCAGGTGCGCGAGGTGCCGCTCACCGCCGAGTTCCACCTCGACCTGCCCGCCCTGGAGCAGGCCTTCGCCGCCCACCCGGCGGTCTACATCCTCTGCAACCCGCAAAACCCCGTCGGACGCGTCCACACCCGCGACGAGCTCACCGCCCTGGTCCGCCTCGCGCGGCTCTACGGCGTCACCATCGTCAGCGACGAGATCCACGCCCCGCTGGTCCTGCCCGGTGCCGAGTTCACACCCCTTCTGACCGTCCCCGGCGCCGGACAGGTGGCGATCACCGTGGCCTCGGCCAGCAAAGGCTTCAACCTGGCCGGCCTCAAATGCGCCGCGATCGTCACGGGCAGCCCGGCCATGGCCGCCGTGGTCGACCGCCTCCCACCGGACGTGCGGTGGCGCACCGGACACCTCGGCGTGATCGCCACGGTCGCGGCGTACACCGAGGGCGACGACTGGCTCGCCTCCCTGCACACCGCCCTGGACGCCCGCCGCACCCAGCTCGGCGAGTTGCTGCGTACCCGCCTGCCCACCATCAGCTGGCGCCCACCCGAGGCGACGTTCCTGGCCTGGCTGGACTGCCGTGCCCTGGGCGCCGACGACGAGCCGCAGCAGCTCTTCCTGACGTCAGCCAAGGTCGCCCTGGAGCCCGGCACCCGCTTCGGCGCGGCCGGTGCCGGCTACGTCCGCCTGAACTACGCCACGAGCCCCGATATCCTCGACGAAGCAACCGCACGTATGGCGAGCACCACCCCCAGGTAG
- a CDS encoding FAD-binding oxidoreductase, which produces MPALPAGSTEPISGIPGIGGPRSVGQPWPGDPVTPASPFGPVRMPGMVPPAGVRPGLPADGMDPADDAALHEIQRLLSNSLSLAGGPEDVAVRLRAALAQAQPALFAKLPGGPVWQAEQLAQALTWLVHNLDQPPLLAAASGRLGVALAECGVLPQQLQLAGAALAEAMRAGMPANGWRQDFDQAWRSTWQHAYEWIAHGMAGAAYQPAVWMAVVVGHERRRDDLAVLRLRPYLPMPYRPGQYARIEVPELPGIWRPYSLAGAPRRDNIVELHVRAKSEAGVSGTLVYHTQVGDTVRIGRSEGEMGLPESGRDLLMIAGDTGVVPLKALLTELAATGDPRSAVLFWGVRTLAELYDGDDVAEIARACRRATVIPVISEGEAGPYASGLVTDAVAAYGEWSEHEVYLAGPPLMLVATSAALQLLGVAPERIHHDRPE; this is translated from the coding sequence GTGCCGGCACTGCCGGCGGGCAGTACCGAGCCGATCAGTGGGATTCCGGGGATCGGCGGGCCGCGGTCGGTCGGGCAGCCGTGGCCGGGGGATCCGGTCACGCCCGCGAGCCCGTTCGGGCCGGTGCGGATGCCGGGGATGGTGCCGCCTGCGGGCGTACGCCCGGGGTTGCCCGCTGATGGCATGGACCCGGCCGATGACGCCGCGTTGCACGAGATTCAGCGGCTGCTGAGCAACAGCCTGTCGCTGGCCGGTGGGCCCGAGGATGTCGCTGTGCGGTTGCGGGCTGCGCTGGCGCAGGCGCAGCCGGCGTTGTTCGCGAAGCTGCCGGGCGGTCCGGTCTGGCAGGCCGAGCAGCTCGCGCAGGCGCTGACGTGGCTGGTGCACAACCTCGACCAGCCGCCGCTGCTGGCCGCCGCTAGTGGCCGGCTCGGTGTGGCGCTCGCGGAGTGCGGGGTGCTGCCGCAGCAGTTGCAGCTGGCCGGGGCGGCGCTGGCGGAGGCGATGCGCGCCGGGATGCCCGCGAACGGGTGGCGGCAGGACTTCGATCAGGCGTGGCGGTCGACGTGGCAGCACGCGTACGAGTGGATCGCGCACGGGATGGCGGGTGCGGCGTACCAGCCGGCGGTGTGGATGGCTGTGGTGGTCGGGCACGAGCGGCGGCGGGACGATCTGGCGGTGCTGCGGTTGCGGCCGTACCTGCCGATGCCGTACCGGCCGGGGCAGTACGCGCGGATCGAGGTGCCGGAGCTGCCCGGCATCTGGCGGCCGTACTCGCTGGCCGGGGCGCCGCGGCGGGACAACATCGTCGAGCTGCACGTGCGGGCGAAAAGTGAGGCCGGCGTCAGTGGCACGCTCGTCTATCACACGCAGGTCGGTGACACGGTTCGCATCGGGCGGTCCGAGGGGGAGATGGGTCTGCCCGAGTCGGGCCGTGACCTGCTGATGATCGCGGGCGACACCGGTGTGGTGCCGTTGAAGGCGTTGCTCACCGAGCTCGCCGCCACCGGTGATCCGCGGTCGGCGGTGCTGTTCTGGGGTGTGCGCACGCTGGCCGAGCTCTACGACGGCGACGACGTGGCGGAGATCGCCCGCGCCTGCCGCCGGGCCACGGTCATCCCGGTGATCTCCGAGGGCGAGGCCGGCCCGTACGCGTCCGGCCTGGTCACCGACGCCGTCGCGGCGTACGGGGAATGGTCGGAGCACGAGGTCTATCTCGCCGGCCCGCCGCTGATGCTGGTGGCGACGAGCGCCGCGCTGCAACTGCTCGGGGTGGCGCCGGAGCGCATCCACCACGACCGGCCCGAATGA
- a CDS encoding endonuclease/exonuclease/phosphatase family protein has translation MRSPEPARRSLMPIAALAATVILLVTGAASVNEPATNIAAGGEAVPESGRAVRPAPAPTVRVMSFNTCGAACNDGEVPRTAAYLARTVIAQRSEVVFLQELCRSQFRKIQSLTRTRGYQAIFAAQTRSRRCGGDFGVALLVRGKTWGKVVRRLPGRPGFERRVLLGAQAQVAGRQTFVAVVHTSPSVRAGRPRQLRAVADFLRPYASGPAIVGGDFNTLPGDPGLSGLLSRTAGGTGRYLELDQLRRRPTFETVSRKIDYIFASESSFASPAAAGLRTTMSDHRIYVGTFRAI, from the coding sequence GTGCGGTCACCGGAACCGGCCCGGCGCAGCCTGATGCCGATCGCCGCCCTGGCAGCAACCGTCATCCTCCTGGTCACGGGAGCGGCCTCGGTCAACGAACCGGCGACGAACATCGCCGCAGGTGGCGAGGCGGTGCCGGAGTCCGGCCGGGCCGTACGCCCGGCGCCGGCCCCGACCGTCCGGGTGATGTCCTTCAACACCTGCGGTGCAGCCTGCAACGACGGCGAAGTCCCGCGCACCGCGGCCTACCTCGCCCGCACGGTGATCGCCCAACGCTCCGAGGTCGTGTTCCTGCAGGAACTCTGCCGCAGCCAGTTCCGGAAGATCCAGAGCCTGACCCGCACCCGCGGCTACCAGGCAATCTTCGCCGCGCAGACCAGATCCCGCCGCTGCGGTGGCGACTTCGGCGTCGCCCTCCTGGTCCGCGGAAAAACCTGGGGCAAGGTGGTCCGCCGGCTCCCCGGCCGCCCCGGCTTCGAACGCCGGGTACTGCTCGGCGCGCAAGCCCAGGTCGCCGGCCGCCAGACCTTCGTCGCGGTCGTGCACACCTCACCCAGCGTGCGCGCCGGCCGCCCCCGCCAACTACGCGCGGTTGCCGACTTCCTGCGCCCCTACGCGAGCGGCCCCGCCATCGTCGGCGGCGACTTCAACACCCTCCCCGGCGATCCCGGCCTGTCGGGCCTGCTCTCGCGCACCGCAGGCGGCACCGGGCGCTACCTCGAACTCGACCAGCTGCGCCGCCGCCCCACCTTCGAAACGGTCAGCCGCAAGATCGACTACATCTTCGCCTCGGAAAGCTCCTTCGCCTCCCCGGCCGCCGCCGGCCTGCGCACCACAATGTCCGACCACCGCATCTACGTAGGAACCTTCCGAGCCATTTGA
- the murD gene encoding UDP-N-acetylmuramoyl-L-alanine--D-glutamate ligase has product MRLTDLRGRSVAVWGTGREGRAAVVAIAAHGPSRLIAVDDSANFLSVPWEGELAALAPLAGGDHAFAALVAADVVVRSPGVPQTHPWMAELRSRGVTVTGGSALWMADHAARTIGVTGSKGKSTTSSLISHLLAAVGRPNVFGGNIGVPLLDLPPAEQYVLELSSYQCSDLTDSPRVAVVTSLFPEHLDAHGGEREYYRDKLNLLAHAPELIVINGADERLVTETVAVKDANGFAAIPAGGGDSRFRVEDDGEVYCSDEVLFPRGTLRLRGRHNGRNLCVALAVLDGIGIDVVAERDTLRAAVESFQGLPHRLAEIEDPSGLTFVDDTLSTSPYSAMHAIDAYEGRPLTVLVGGTDRGLDYAPLREHLRHLELTVIGLPDSGPRILEELAGLPGVRTEEAEDLPSAVRLARKLTPPGGVVLLSPAAPSYGRFRNFEHRSEVFAQAVRDSA; this is encoded by the coding sequence GTGCGCCTGACCGACCTGCGCGGACGTTCCGTGGCCGTCTGGGGGACCGGCCGTGAGGGCCGTGCCGCCGTCGTTGCGATCGCCGCTCACGGTCCGTCGCGCCTGATCGCGGTGGACGACAGCGCCAACTTCCTCTCGGTGCCGTGGGAGGGCGAGCTGGCCGCCCTGGCGCCGCTCGCCGGCGGTGATCACGCGTTTGCCGCCCTGGTCGCCGCCGATGTGGTCGTGCGGTCTCCGGGTGTGCCGCAGACGCACCCCTGGATGGCGGAGCTGCGGTCGCGGGGTGTCACCGTGACCGGTGGCAGCGCCCTGTGGATGGCCGACCACGCCGCCCGGACGATCGGGGTCACCGGCAGCAAGGGCAAGAGCACCACGTCGAGCCTGATCAGTCATCTGCTGGCGGCGGTGGGCCGGCCGAACGTCTTCGGCGGCAACATCGGTGTCCCGCTGCTCGACCTGCCTCCCGCGGAGCAGTACGTCCTCGAGCTGTCCAGCTATCAGTGCAGCGACCTGACCGACTCGCCCCGGGTGGCCGTGGTGACCTCGCTGTTCCCGGAGCACCTGGACGCGCACGGCGGTGAACGCGAGTACTACCGCGACAAGCTCAACCTGCTCGCGCACGCGCCCGAGCTGATCGTGATCAACGGCGCGGACGAGCGGCTGGTGACCGAGACGGTGGCCGTGAAGGACGCCAACGGTTTTGCGGCGATCCCGGCCGGCGGCGGTGACTCGCGGTTCCGGGTCGAGGACGACGGTGAGGTGTACTGCAGCGACGAGGTGCTCTTCCCGCGTGGCACGCTGCGGCTGCGGGGCCGGCACAACGGCCGCAACCTGTGTGTCGCCCTGGCCGTCCTGGACGGCATCGGCATCGACGTGGTGGCCGAGCGCGACACGCTGCGGGCGGCCGTCGAGTCGTTCCAGGGGCTGCCGCACCGCCTGGCGGAGATCGAGGACCCGTCCGGGCTGACGTTCGTCGACGACACTCTCTCGACCAGCCCGTACTCCGCGATGCACGCGATCGACGCGTACGAGGGCCGGCCGTTGACCGTGCTGGTCGGCGGGACCGACCGCGGCCTGGACTATGCGCCGCTGCGGGAGCACCTGCGACACCTGGAGCTGACCGTGATCGGGTTGCCGGACAGCGGGCCGCGGATCCTCGAGGAGCTCGCCGGTCTGCCCGGGGTGCGCACCGAGGAGGCCGAGGATCTGCCGTCGGCGGTGCGTCTGGCGCGCAAGCTGACG